CGCATCGACCACTACGAAAACTTTCCCGTCGCCTCCGTGCTGTGCCCGCCGCGGTGGCGTGCCGCGGTCGTGGCGTTGTACCGGTTCGCGCGCACGGCGGACGACGTGGCCGACGAGGGCAACGCACCGCCCGAGGCGCGGCTCGCGGCGCTGGCGACGCTGCGCGACGGGCTGCTCGCCCTCTGGCACGGCGACGGCCGCCTGCCGTCGGGTCCGCCGACCCTCCCTGGCGCGTGGGTCGGGATGTGGACGGCGCTGGACGACGCGCGCCGACGCCACGCGCTGCCGCTGGCGCCGCTGCTCGCGCTGCTGGAGGCGTTCGAGCAGGACGTGCGCTGGACCGCCGAGGGGCGGCGCTACCGCGACGCGGCGGAACTGCTGGCCTACTGCGAGCGCTCGGCCAACCCGGTGGGGCGGCTGTTGCTGCACCTCGCGGGCGTTGGCGACACGACGGCGCAGCGAGAAAGCGACGCGTGGTGCACGGCGCTGCAACTGATCAATCTGTGGCAGGACGTCGGCGTCGATCTGGCGCGCGGGCGGTGCTATCTGCCGGACGCGTGGCTGCGCGACGCGGGGCTGCGACCGGAGGCCGCGCCGGCCACGTGGGACGACGCGCGCCTGGCCCGCGTCGTCGAGCGCGGATGCCGGCTGGCGAACGAGCACCTGCGGTACGGCTGGCGGCTGCCGCGCCGCATCGGCGGGCGCTTCGGCTGGGAGCTGCGGCTGGTGGGGGCCGGGGCGGCGACGGTGCTCGCGCGCATCGCCGCCTGGGGTTACCGGACACGACAGCGGCGGCCGCGGCTGCATCCGTGGGACACTGCGGGCCTGCTGTGGCGGGCGTGGCGTTGGCAGCCCCCCGCCGTTTCGGGAGGATGAATTCGTGAACACCGTTCGAACCCTTGCCTGCGCCGTGCTGCTCGCGTGCGCGGGCCCGGGCACGCTGTGGGCGAACGCACCTGCGGGCGCCGGCACCGCACCCGCCACCGCGGGGAACGCCAACGCTGCCGTGCCGGCGTCTTCGGCGCAAGCCGCCGCCGTGGGCGTGCAGCCGCTCGCCGACGTCGCCGTGCACCCGCTGCGCAGCGCCAGCGCGCAGGTGGTGCCGCGCAACGAAGCGCGCATCGCCGCCGAGGTCGGCGGCGTGCTGCTGCGCTGGGAGGCCGACGTGGGCACCGCCGTGCGCGCCGGCCAGGTGCTGGCGCGGCTGGACGACACCGATCTGGCACTGGCGGCCGAGCGCGCGCGCGCGGCGCTGCAGGCGGCGCAGGCGCGGCTGGCGCTGGCCGAGGCGCAGACACGGCGCGCGCGCGAGCTGCAGGCGCAGGGCTTTTTCTCGCCCGAGGCGCTGGCGGCGCGCGAGACGGAGCTAGCCCTGCAGCGCGCCGACGTGGCGCAGGCCACCGCCGCGCTGCGCACCGCCGAGCGGCAGCTGGCCAAGGCCGTGGTGCGCGCGCCGTTTGCCGGTGTGGTGACGCAGCGCCTTGCGCAGCAGGGCGAGACGGTGGCGGCGGGCACGCCACTCTTCGTGCTGGCGCAAACCGACGGGGCCGAGCTGCAGGCCGCGGTCAGCCCGGCCGAGGCGCAGGAGCTGCGGCGGGCGCGCGCGCTGCGCTTCGAGACCGATGCGGGGGAACAACGCCCCGCCCGGCTGCTGCGCGTGGTGCCCACCGTCAGCGGCGCGACCCGGCTGCAGACCGTGCGGCTGGCGCTGCAGGGTGAGCCGGTGCCCGCGGGCAGCGCGGGACTGCTGCGCTGGGAGGCCCCGGATCCGCACGTGCCGGCGGCGCTGCTGGTGCGGCGCGGTGCGGCGCTGGGCGTGTTCGTCGCCGAGGGGGACGGCGCAGCCCTGCGCGCGCGCTTCGTGCCGCTGCCGCTGGCCCAGGAAGGTCGACCGGCCGCCGTGACGCTGTCGCCGACGACGCGGCTCGTCACCCGCGGACAGCAGGCGTTGCGCGACGGCCAGGCCATTGCGGTGGCCCCCTGAACGGGTGCGCGGGAGACCCCCATGCGGCTGATGCGCGCCCTCATCACCAACCACCCGCTGGCCAACATCGCCTTCGTCGTCGTCATGCTGCTGGGCCTGCTGGCCTATGTCCAGATGCCGCGCGAGCGCGACCCGGAGATCAATTTCAACTGGGTCAATATCACCACCGTGCTGCCCGGTGCCAGCGCCGAGGAGGTCGAGCGGCTGGTGACCAACCCGCTGGAAGACGCCATTCAGGGCGTGGCCGACATCCGCTTCGTCAGCTCCAGCTCGCGCGAAAACGTCTCCAGCCTGCTGGTGCGCTTTGGCGAGCTGGACGAGCGCACCTTCGACAAGCGCATGAACGACCTGCGCCGCGAGATTCAGAACAAGGCGGTGGAGGAGCTGCCAGACGAGGCGCGCGAACCGCGTGTGCTGGAGATCTCGACCTCCAACGGCTTTCCGACCGCGATCATGCGGCTGACCGGCCCGGCGGACGACGAGGTGCTGCGCCGCGAGGGGCGGCGCATCCGCCAGGCACTGGAGCGGCTGCGCGGCGTGGACCAGGTGTTCGCCTCGGGCTTGCGCGACCCGGAAATCCTGGTGCGCCCGGACGCGATGGCGCTGGCCGCGCGCGGGCTGACCGCCGCCGACGTCGCCGACGCGCTGCGCGCGTTTTGGCGCGACACGGCCGCCGGGACGCTGACCACGCAGCAGGGGGTGTGGAGCATTGCCCTCTCGGGCGTGACGCTGGACCCGGAGCGCCTCGCCGGCCTGACGGTGTCGTCGGCGGGCCGCCCCGGTGCCTGGGCGCGGCTCGGCGACGTGGCGCGCATCGAGTGGGCGCGCGCCAAGCCGAGCCAGCTCGCGTCGATGGACGGGCAGCCCGCGATCTCGCTGGCGCTGACGAAGAAGGCGCGCGTCAACACGCTGCAGCTGCTGGAAGACGTGCGCGACTTCATCGCGCGCGAAAACGCCGTGCTCGCCACCCAGGGGCTGCAACTGACGCTGACCGACGACCAGACCATCCCGACGCGCGAAGCGATCGACATCATGCAGACCAACGCGCTGTATGGGATGCTGCTGGTGCTGGCGGTGTGCTGGCTGTTCCTCGGCTGGCGCATCGGGGTGCTGGTGGCGCTGGGCATTCCGTTTTCGCTGCTGGGCACGTTTGCCGTGTTGCAGGCGCTGGACTACACGGTCAACATCTCGGTGCTGCTGGGCGTGGTGATCGCGCTCGGCATGCTGGTGGACGACGCCGTGGTCGTGGTGGAGGCGATCTACTACCGGCTCGAACGTGGGGCAACGGCGCTGCAGGCGAGCCTCGACGGCATCGCCGAGGTGTGGCAGCCGGTGCTGTCGTCGGTGGCCACGACGTTGGCGGCCTTTTTGCCGCTGATGTTGCTGCCGGGGATCGTCGGCAAATTCATGTTCGTGATCCCCTTCGTCGTCACACTGGCGCTGCTGATTTCGCTCGTCGAAGCGTTCTGGATGCTGCCGGTGCACGTCTCGGCGCTCAATGTGCGGCTGGACCGGCCGTCGCGCGTGCAACAGTGGCGCAACGGCTTCAACCGCGCCGTGCGGCTGCGCTACGGCCAGGCGCTGGCGTACGTGCTGCGGCGGCCGTGGCGCTTCCTGGGGCTGGGGGCGCTGGTCATCGCCGGGGCGGCGGCGCTCGTGGCGACGGGCATCGTGCGCGTGCAGTTTTTCGCCTTCGACCCGATCCGGGCGTTCTACGTCAACGTGGACATGCCCGCGAGCGCGGCGCTGGAGGAAACCCTGGCCGAGACGGAACGGGTGGAACAAGTCGTGCGCCGCCACCTGCGCGGCGTCGGCGACGCGGCCGAGGGGCACGAGGCGCGCGCGGTCACCACGACCGCGGGGCTGAAGTTCACGCAGACCGAGCCGGTCTATGGTGACGCGTACGGCCAGGTGTTCGTGTCGCTGAACCCGCGCACACCCGATGGGCGGGAGGTGCAGGAGGTGGTCGAGGCGATGCGCGGCGAGGTCGAGTCCCTGCCCGGCCCGGGACGCAAGAGCTTCACGCTGCTCTCCGGCGGCCCACCCGCGGGCAAACCGATCAACGTCAAGGTGCGCGGCGACGATTTTGCGCAGATCCAGGCCGCGGCCGACGCGCTCAAAGCCGTCATCGCCGCGATCCCCGGCGCGCGCGATGTGCAGGACGACAACCTGCCCGGCCGTGGCGTGCTGCGGCTGACGCTGAAATCCGAGGCGCTGCGCGAGCTGGGCCTTTCGCCCGCCCAGGCCACGCGGCTGGTGCGCCTCGCGGTCGATGGGGAGGTGGTCGCGTTCACGCGCGACGCCGGGGACAAGATCGAGCTGCGCGTGCGCCAGCGGCTCGCCGACGCGCAGCCGGCCGATCCGTCGGCGCTGCTCGACCTGCCGGTGGCCCTGCCCAGTGGCCAGACCACGCGCCTGGGGGTGCTGGTGCAGGCCGAGACGCAGCCGACGCGCGGCTTCATCCGCCACCACAACCTGCGCCGCGCCATCACGGTCGAAGCCGACCTCGACAAGGCGGTCACCGACACGGCCGAAGCCAACCGCCGCATCCGGCAGGCGTGGGAGTCGCTGCGGCTGCAGCACCCAGGCGTGGACCTGGACTTCTCCGGCGAGCTGGAAGACATCGAGGAAAGCCTCTCGGCGATGCAGCAGCTCTTTTTGCTCGGCGTCGGGCTGATCTATCTGATCCTCGCGGCGCAGTTCCGCAGCTACGGACAGCCGCTGCTGATTCTGGTCACGGTGCCGCTGGCGTTTGCCGGTGTGGCCATCGGGCTGGCGATCACG
This region of Tepidimonas taiwanensis genomic DNA includes:
- the hpnC gene encoding squalene synthase HpnC gives rise to the protein MAWGSRIDHYENFPVASVLCPPRWRAAVVALYRFARTADDVADEGNAPPEARLAALATLRDGLLALWHGDGRLPSGPPTLPGAWVGMWTALDDARRRHALPLAPLLALLEAFEQDVRWTAEGRRYRDAAELLAYCERSANPVGRLLLHLAGVGDTTAQRESDAWCTALQLINLWQDVGVDLARGRCYLPDAWLRDAGLRPEAAPATWDDARLARVVERGCRLANEHLRYGWRLPRRIGGRFGWELRLVGAGAATVLARIAAWGYRTRQRRPRLHPWDTAGLLWRAWRWQPPAVSGG
- a CDS encoding efflux RND transporter permease subunit; this translates as MRLMRALITNHPLANIAFVVVMLLGLLAYVQMPRERDPEINFNWVNITTVLPGASAEEVERLVTNPLEDAIQGVADIRFVSSSSRENVSSLLVRFGELDERTFDKRMNDLRREIQNKAVEELPDEAREPRVLEISTSNGFPTAIMRLTGPADDEVLRREGRRIRQALERLRGVDQVFASGLRDPEILVRPDAMALAARGLTAADVADALRAFWRDTAAGTLTTQQGVWSIALSGVTLDPERLAGLTVSSAGRPGAWARLGDVARIEWARAKPSQLASMDGQPAISLALTKKARVNTLQLLEDVRDFIARENAVLATQGLQLTLTDDQTIPTREAIDIMQTNALYGMLLVLAVCWLFLGWRIGVLVALGIPFSLLGTFAVLQALDYTVNISVLLGVVIALGMLVDDAVVVVEAIYYRLERGATALQASLDGIAEVWQPVLSSVATTLAAFLPLMLLPGIVGKFMFVIPFVVTLALLISLVEAFWMLPVHVSALNVRLDRPSRVQQWRNGFNRAVRLRYGQALAYVLRRPWRFLGLGALVIAGAAALVATGIVRVQFFAFDPIRAFYVNVDMPASAALEETLAETERVEQVVRRHLRGVGDAAEGHEARAVTTTAGLKFTQTEPVYGDAYGQVFVSLNPRTPDGREVQEVVEAMRGEVESLPGPGRKSFTLLSGGPPAGKPINVKVRGDDFAQIQAAADALKAVIAAIPGARDVQDDNLPGRGVLRLTLKSEALRELGLSPAQATRLVRLAVDGEVVAFTRDAGDKIELRVRQRLADAQPADPSALLDLPVALPSGQTTRLGVLVQAETQPTRGFIRHHNLRRAITVEADLDKAVTDTAEANRRIRQAWESLRLQHPGVDLDFSGELEDIEESLSAMQQLFLLGVGLIYLILAAQFRSYGQPLLILVTVPLAFAGVAIGLAITRNPLSLYTLYGVIALTGIAVNSAIVLIDAVNERLRNGMGLMHATLYAARRRVVPILITSTTTIGGLISLAFGLGGHSLLWGPVASAIVWGLLVSTALTLFMVPLLVLVFMRRGATRRTAREAVA
- a CDS encoding efflux RND transporter periplasmic adaptor subunit, whose amino-acid sequence is MNTVRTLACAVLLACAGPGTLWANAPAGAGTAPATAGNANAAVPASSAQAAAVGVQPLADVAVHPLRSASAQVVPRNEARIAAEVGGVLLRWEADVGTAVRAGQVLARLDDTDLALAAERARAALQAAQARLALAEAQTRRARELQAQGFFSPEALAARETELALQRADVAQATAALRTAERQLAKAVVRAPFAGVVTQRLAQQGETVAAGTPLFVLAQTDGAELQAAVSPAEAQELRRARALRFETDAGEQRPARLLRVVPTVSGATRLQTVRLALQGEPVPAGSAGLLRWEAPDPHVPAALLVRRGAALGVFVAEGDGAALRARFVPLPLAQEGRPAAVTLSPTTRLVTRGQQALRDGQAIAVAP